In Synechococcus sp. UW69, one genomic interval encodes:
- a CDS encoding ferritin has protein sequence MLSTSRSNASASIETGPSGRAIAEAISPELLNAIQDHLNMERQAHASYFAAAIWFAERTLKGFSRFFRDESSSEHEHAAQFAEYIIARGQSVELKTVEAPLQNWESPADVMASAFQMEVDVTASLQQLYSMAERVSDTRTTVFLDPMVEMQTQSEYEFGHMLGRVKFANNQAAALLLIDSELDQGNNKPASLQA, from the coding sequence ATGCTTTCAACATCTCGTTCAAATGCCTCAGCTTCTATTGAAACTGGCCCCTCAGGTCGTGCAATCGCGGAAGCAATAAGTCCTGAACTTCTGAATGCCATCCAAGACCACCTCAACATGGAAAGGCAGGCACACGCCTCATATTTCGCCGCAGCGATCTGGTTTGCTGAAAGAACACTGAAGGGGTTTTCTCGGTTCTTCCGAGACGAATCAAGCAGTGAGCATGAGCATGCAGCACAATTCGCCGAATACATCATCGCTCGGGGGCAAAGCGTTGAACTGAAGACCGTTGAAGCTCCTTTGCAGAACTGGGAATCACCAGCCGATGTCATGGCATCAGCATTTCAAATGGAGGTTGATGTGACGGCCTCATTGCAACAGCTTTACTCCATGGCAGAGAGAGTAAGTGATACACGAACAACAGTATTTCTAGACCCAATGGTAGAGATGCAAACACAATCTGAATATGAATTCGGACACATGCTGGGGCGAGTCAAATTCGCAAATAATCAAGCTGCCGCCTTATTGCTCATCGACAGCGAGCTGGATCAAGGGAATAACAAACCAGCCTCTCTTCAGGCATAA
- a CDS encoding alpha/beta fold hydrolase, which produces MEKSKIIWVDLQPSLYCLFKRTAQVLSQQYGVKRWSFEHDPDESCDVDIIHDLLKQTVEDSSEPVHLVGHGISGSVAYLYAKKYPKNVSSVSLLSVDAQSSNQWTSHYQAMRSQLPCSRFHILSHLSRLLIDTHADHVQIIIARLLAKCLDNDFVNGSIVGHTQIENLDQIKIPILIINGSKDFVIDQCSYKRWQQHLKPGDCYQRINSGRHFFPFTEWNQTAKMIESFIDMVPNKSSDIASENIQDLSITKRFS; this is translated from the coding sequence ATGGAAAAAAGTAAAATAATCTGGGTTGATCTTCAACCATCATTGTATTGTCTATTTAAACGTACGGCGCAGGTTTTAAGCCAACAATATGGTGTTAAGCGATGGTCATTCGAACATGACCCTGATGAATCATGTGATGTTGATATCATTCATGACCTTTTAAAGCAAACAGTAGAGGATTCTTCTGAGCCAGTTCACCTTGTAGGCCATGGGATAAGTGGTTCAGTAGCCTATCTATACGCAAAAAAATATCCGAAGAATGTTTCCTCAGTTTCATTGTTGTCTGTAGATGCCCAATCAAGCAATCAATGGACATCCCACTATCAAGCGATGAGAAGTCAATTACCGTGCTCAAGATTTCATATATTAAGCCACTTAAGCCGTCTCCTCATAGACACCCATGCCGATCACGTACAAATCATAATCGCAAGGCTTTTGGCAAAGTGCCTAGACAATGATTTCGTTAATGGATCAATTGTCGGACATACTCAGATAGAAAATCTTGATCAAATCAAAATTCCAATTCTTATCATCAATGGCAGCAAGGATTTCGTAATTGATCAATGCAGCTACAAACGCTGGCAGCAGCATTTAAAGCCAGGTGACTGTTATCAACGAATCAATAGTGGTCGGCATTTTTTCCCATTCACTGAATGGAACCAAACCGCAAAAATGATTGAGTCTTTTATCGACATGGTACCCAACAAAAGTTCAGACATAGCT
- a CDS encoding 2Fe-2S iron-sulfur cluster-binding protein, whose translation MASFKIELRLPDGTKHFECPDDEYVLEAAEQAGIDMSYSCRAGACSTCLGKIIQGTIDQSDQSFLDDDQMENGYTLLCVAYATSDLVVKTDCEDELW comes from the coding sequence ATGGCGTCGTTCAAAATTGAATTGAGACTCCCTGATGGAACAAAACATTTTGAATGTCCTGATGATGAATATGTACTTGAGGCAGCAGAGCAAGCTGGGATTGATATGAGTTATTCCTGTAGAGCGGGAGCATGCAGCACTTGCCTGGGAAAAATCATTCAAGGAACAATTGACCAATCAGATCAGAGTTTTCTCGACGACGACCAAATGGAAAATGGTTATACACTGCTTTGCGTAGCATATGCAACATCAGATTTAGTCGTAAAGACAGATTGTGAAGATGAGCTTTGGTGA